Within the Deltaproteobacteria bacterium genome, the region CGTCACCCCCGCGAGCAGCAGCACCGACGTGGGAAACCCCTCGCGCCCGCGCGCCAGCAGGTAGATCACGAACATCGCGACGAGGCTTCCGCCGAACGCGAAGATCGGCACCGGCGTCAGGCCGAGAAACGACGCGTCGAGGCCGAGCTTGATCGCCACCACCGCGCCGAGCGCCGCGCCCGAACTGACACCCAGCGTGTATGGTTCGGCGAGCGGGTTGCGCAAAAGCGCCTGAAACGCCGCGCCCGCCATGGCGAGCGCCGCGCCCGCCAGCGCCGCGAGCAGCGCGCGCGGGATGCGCAGCATGAACAGCAGCGTGGCGTCTGGGTTCTGGTCGCGGGGGATCGACGCATCGAGCGCCCGGTGCACGTCGAGCGGTACCGAGCCGATGAGCGGGCACACCGCGATCACCACGACGAGCGCCCCGAGAAACGGCGCGAGCGTGAGCATGAATCGCGCGGGTGTCAGCGGCTTCATCGCGACACCCCCGGTTCGCGCCGGCCGGGCCATGCCGCGATGAACGGCGTGCCGTCCGGGTGTCGGGCGCGCGTGACCGCGATGCCGTACACCTCGGCGAGTCGCTCGTCGGTCAGCACTTCGGCGGGCGGACCGTCGGCGATGATCCGGCCGCGATCGAGCATCACCACACGCGGGAAATAGAGCGCCGCGAGGTTGAGGTCGTGCGTGACGACGATCGTCGTGATCGAGCGCTCGCGGTTCAGGCGGTCCAGCAGGTCGTGAATCTGCAATTGGTAGTGAAGGTCGAGCGCCGCCGTGGGTTCGTCGAGCAGCAGGATCGACGGCTCCTGGGCCAGCGCCGCGGCGATGGTCACGCGCCGCCGTTCGCCGCCCGACAGCTCGAACAGCGTGCGCTGGGCAAATAAATCGGTCTCGGTTTCGTGCATGGCCTCGCGCGCGGCGCGCTCGTCCTCTTCGTTGTCGAAGGGCCATAGGCCCTGATAGGGTCGCCGCCCCATCATCACGAATTCGGCAACGGTATAGCCGAAGACCGGCGCGAGATCCTGTGCGACGTAGGCGATATAGCGCGCCGCTTCGAGCCGGGCGTAATCGCGGGCGGGTTTTTCGAAGAGACGGACCTCGCCGCGCCGG harbors:
- a CDS encoding ABC transporter ATP-binding protein is translated as RRGEVRLFEKPARDYARLEAARYIAYVAQDLAPVFGYTVAEFVMMGRRPYQGLWPFDNEEDERAAREAMHETETDLFAQRTLFELSGGERRRVTIAAALAQEPSILLLDEPTAALDLHYQLQIHDLLDRLNRERSITTIVVTHDLNLAALYFPRVVMLDRGRIIADGPPAEVLTDERLAEVYGIAVTRARHPDGTPFIAAWPGRREPGVSR